One window of Desulfarculus baarsii DSM 2075 genomic DNA carries:
- a CDS encoding anthranilate synthase component I family protein: protein MAELTALTMELLADTETPVSAYLKLCAGQGGSFLMESGEWSETAGRYSVVAWRPLAGLRLGSAGVELTVGDQKAMHPAAEFFPLLRRIRAELKVDLPAGLPFAGALVGYVGWEAALLLERLPGAMTDEPPTAQLAYPSRLVIFDHLRRALVLVAIDQSAQACQDGLAETRQRLLGPLPAPPGPASLELRDPPPERYAAMVRRAKEYILDGDIFQVVPSDRFEGESDMDPLSVYRWLRVKSPSPYMFYLNFGDLRLVGSSPETMIKVNGGRLKLKPIAGTRGRSADPVKDKALEDEMLASEKERAEHLMLVDLGRNDAGRVCRYGSVGVDPFMIVERYSHVMHMVSEVGGDLLPELDEVDAFMAAFPAGTVSGAPKVRAMEIIHELEQSPRGPYGGAVGFFGPGRNLDTCLAIRIIQFMGQKITVQVGAGIVADSVPAYEYKELQHKAAQSLAALRLAAQGGV, encoded by the coding sequence ATGGCCGAATTGACGGCGCTGACCATGGAGCTGCTGGCCGACACCGAAACGCCGGTGTCGGCCTATCTGAAGCTGTGCGCGGGCCAGGGCGGCTCGTTCTTGATGGAGAGCGGCGAATGGTCCGAGACGGCCGGGCGCTATTCGGTGGTGGCCTGGCGGCCGCTGGCCGGCCTGCGCCTGGGTTCGGCCGGCGTGGAGCTGACCGTGGGCGACCAAAAGGCCATGCATCCGGCGGCCGAGTTTTTTCCGCTGCTGCGCCGCATCCGCGCCGAGCTGAAGGTCGATCTGCCCGCGGGCCTGCCCTTTGCCGGGGCCCTGGTCGGCTACGTGGGCTGGGAGGCGGCCCTGCTCCTGGAGCGCCTGCCCGGGGCCATGACCGACGAGCCGCCCACGGCGCAACTGGCCTATCCCAGCCGGTTGGTCATCTTCGACCACCTGCGTCGGGCGCTGGTGCTGGTGGCCATCGACCAGAGCGCCCAGGCCTGCCAGGATGGCCTGGCCGAGACCCGCCAGCGCCTGCTGGGCCCCCTGCCGGCCCCGCCCGGCCCGGCCAGCCTGGAGTTGCGCGACCCGCCGCCCGAACGTTACGCGGCCATGGTCCGCCGGGCCAAGGAATACATCCTCGACGGCGATATCTTCCAGGTCGTGCCCTCCGATCGCTTCGAGGGCGAAAGCGACATGGACCCCTTGAGCGTCTATCGCTGGCTGCGGGTCAAAAGCCCCTCGCCCTACATGTTCTATCTCAATTTCGGCGATCTGCGCCTGGTGGGCTCCTCGCCCGAGACGATGATCAAGGTCAACGGCGGCCGGCTCAAGCTCAAGCCCATCGCCGGCACCAGGGGCCGCAGCGCCGATCCGGTCAAGGACAAGGCCCTGGAGGACGAGATGCTGGCCTCGGAAAAGGAGCGGGCCGAGCACCTGATGCTGGTGGACCTGGGCCGCAACGACGCCGGCCGGGTCTGCCGCTACGGCAGCGTGGGCGTCGATCCGTTCATGATCGTCGAGCGCTACAGCCACGTCATGCACATGGTCAGCGAGGTGGGCGGCGACCTGCTGCCCGAGCTCGACGAGGTCGACGCCTTCATGGCCGCCTTCCCGGCCGGCACCGTCAGCGGCGCGCCCAAGGTGCGGGCCATGGAGATCATCCACGAACTGGAGCAAAGCCCGCGCGGGCCCTACGGCGGGGCGGTGGGTTTCTTTGGCCCCGGCCGCAACCTGGACACCTGCCTGGCCATCCGCATCATCCAGTTTATGGGCCAGAAGATCACCGTGCAGGTCGGCGCGGGCATCGTGGCCGATTCGGTGCCCGCATACGAATACAAGGAACTCCAGCACAAGGCCGCCCAGTCCCTGGCCGCCCTGCGCCTGGCCGCCCAAGGAGGCGTGTGA
- a CDS encoding anthranilate synthase component II codes for MILIIDNYDSFTYNIAQALGQLGKDVRVERNDAISAAQVGRLDPEAIVISPGPGKPDDAGISMQVIADYAGRIPILGVCLGHQCIGQAFGGLVRRAIAPVHGKLSRIFHDGQGVFAGLRNPLEATRYHSLIVTEETVTTPLVVSAFTTEGEVMGLRAAELMIEGVQFHPESAATPQGLALLRNFVEAHGRRAAA; via the coding sequence ATGATCCTCATCATCGACAACTACGATTCTTTCACCTACAACATCGCCCAGGCCCTGGGCCAACTGGGCAAGGACGTGCGCGTCGAGCGCAACGACGCCATCAGCGCCGCCCAAGTCGGCCGCCTCGACCCCGAGGCCATCGTCATCTCGCCGGGGCCGGGCAAGCCCGACGACGCCGGGATCAGCATGCAGGTCATCGCCGACTATGCCGGGCGCATTCCCATCTTGGGCGTCTGCCTGGGCCACCAGTGCATCGGCCAGGCCTTTGGCGGGCTGGTGCGGCGGGCCATCGCGCCGGTGCATGGCAAGCTCAGCCGCATCTTTCACGACGGCCAGGGCGTCTTCGCCGGCCTGCGCAACCCCCTGGAGGCCACGCGCTATCACAGCCTGATCGTCACCGAGGAGACCGTGACCACGCCGCTGGTGGTTTCGGCCTTCACCACCGAGGGCGAGGTGATGGGCCTGCGGGCGGCCGAGCTGATGATCGAGGGCGTGCAGTTTCATCCCGAATCGGCGGCCACGCCCCAGGGCCTTGCGCTGCTGCGCAACTTCGTGGAGGCCCACGGCCGGCGGGCGGCGGCCTGA
- the aroF gene encoding 3-deoxy-7-phosphoheptulonate synthase: MVVSMREGCPKSQVAAVIAAMERRGLKVRIISPGPKVVLGVVEAVSKHLTDDLRFVLSDMPGVEEVSDFHTDWKLVWRGPEQQTSVVRMGGRSIGGPELMVIAGPCAVECRENLLQTAQAVAASGAGAIRGGAFKPRTSPYSFRGLGEEGLKYLAEARELTGLPVVTEVMSFHEVELVARYADVLQIGARNMQNFALLEAAGEVDKPVLLKRGLGNTVKELLLCAEYILARGNQQVMFCERGIRTFETETRNTLDLAAVPILKQNSHLPVVVDPSHAAGKRELVPALALAAVAAGADGLMIEVHPEPAKALSDGRQTIDLPAFDDLMKRLALVAQAVGKTIPGVNP, encoded by the coding sequence ATGGTTGTATCCATGCGCGAGGGTTGCCCCAAGTCCCAGGTCGCCGCGGTGATCGCGGCCATGGAGCGGCGCGGGCTGAAGGTGCGCATCATTTCGCCGGGGCCCAAGGTGGTGCTGGGCGTGGTGGAGGCGGTCAGCAAGCACTTGACCGACGACCTGCGCTTTGTCCTTTCCGACATGCCCGGCGTCGAGGAGGTCTCGGACTTCCACACCGACTGGAAGCTGGTCTGGCGCGGGCCCGAGCAGCAGACCTCGGTGGTGCGCATGGGCGGGCGGAGCATCGGCGGACCGGAGCTGATGGTCATCGCCGGCCCCTGCGCGGTGGAGTGCCGCGAAAACCTGCTGCAAACGGCCCAGGCCGTGGCCGCCAGCGGGGCCGGGGCCATCCGTGGCGGGGCCTTCAAGCCGCGCACCTCGCCATACTCCTTCCGGGGCCTGGGCGAGGAGGGCCTCAAATACCTGGCCGAGGCCAGGGAGCTGACCGGCCTGCCGGTGGTCACCGAGGTGATGAGCTTCCACGAGGTGGAGCTGGTGGCCCGCTACGCCGACGTGTTGCAGATCGGGGCGCGCAACATGCAAAACTTCGCCCTGCTGGAGGCCGCCGGTGAGGTGGACAAGCCCGTGCTCCTGAAGCGGGGCCTGGGCAACACGGTCAAGGAGCTGTTGCTCTGCGCCGAATACATCCTGGCCCGGGGCAATCAGCAGGTCATGTTCTGCGAGCGGGGCATCCGCACCTTCGAGACCGAGACGCGCAACACCCTCGACCTGGCCGCCGTGCCCATCCTCAAGCAGAATTCCCACCTGCCCGTGGTGGTCGATCCCTCCCACGCCGCCGGCAAGCGCGAACTGGTGCCAGCCCTGGCCCTGGCCGCCGTGGCCGCCGGGGCCGACGGCCTGATGATCGAGGTCCACCCCGAGCCGGCCAAGGCCCTTTCCGACGGTCGCCAGACCATCGACCTGCCTGCCTTCGACGATCTGATGAAGCGCCTGGCCCTGGTGGCCCAAGCCGTGGGCAAGACCATCCCCGGAGTCAACCCGTGA
- the aroA gene encoding 3-phosphoshikimate 1-carboxyvinyltransferase: MKLVGQLTPPGDKSISHRLGLLSLLAQGRCEVGGFSPSADCASTLAAVAALGGGVERVGERVILSGAAGRLRPGQTIDCGNSGTTMRFLMGLLAGAGGRFVLDGDESLRGRPMERVAEPLRRMGARVECAAGGRPPVIIQGGGLRGGQFDLPVASAQLKSALLLAGLQADGPTTVNEPAASRDHTERLLAQWGAQIRRDGLSCTVWPGLLRLPAQIWTPADASAAAFFCCGAAILPGSRLVAQGVLLNENRLGWLRVLERMGGCVDVRRQGDDPEPWGDIGVEFSPELRAVEVGAAEIAAIIDEAPILALTASQCHGVSVFRQVGELRVKESDRLAAIIGQLGALGADLRAEGDDLIVRGPTPLRLPDAPLKSFGDHRIAMVLRVAGLLAGGWPRIDDEACMAISHPAFNDDLRRLAGMAS; the protein is encoded by the coding sequence GTGAAGCTTGTCGGCCAACTGACCCCGCCCGGCGACAAATCCATCAGCCACCGCCTGGGCCTTTTATCACTGCTGGCCCAGGGCCGCTGCGAGGTGGGCGGCTTTTCGCCCAGCGCCGATTGCGCCTCGACCCTGGCCGCCGTGGCCGCCCTCGGCGGTGGCGTCGAGCGGGTGGGCGAGCGGGTGATCCTCAGCGGCGCGGCCGGCCGCTTGCGCCCCGGCCAGACCATCGACTGCGGCAACTCGGGCACGACGATGCGCTTTTTGATGGGCCTGCTGGCCGGCGCGGGCGGCCGTTTCGTCCTCGATGGCGATGAATCGCTGCGCGGCCGGCCCATGGAGCGGGTGGCCGAACCGCTGCGCCGCATGGGCGCGCGGGTCGAGTGCGCGGCCGGCGGTCGGCCGCCGGTGATCATCCAGGGCGGCGGGTTGCGCGGCGGCCAGTTTGACCTGCCCGTCGCCTCGGCCCAGCTAAAGAGCGCCCTGCTGCTGGCCGGCCTGCAAGCCGATGGCCCCACCACCGTCAACGAACCGGCCGCCAGCCGCGATCACACCGAGCGCCTGCTGGCCCAGTGGGGGGCCCAAATCCGCCGCGACGGCCTGAGCTGCACGGTCTGGCCCGGCCTGCTGCGCCTGCCCGCGCAAATCTGGACGCCGGCCGACGCCTCGGCGGCGGCCTTTTTCTGCTGCGGCGCGGCGATCCTCCCCGGCAGCCGGCTGGTGGCCCAGGGCGTGTTGCTCAACGAAAACCGCCTGGGCTGGCTGCGCGTGCTGGAGCGCATGGGCGGCTGCGTCGACGTTCGCAGGCAAGGCGACGACCCCGAGCCCTGGGGCGACATCGGCGTGGAGTTTTCGCCCGAGCTGCGCGCCGTGGAAGTCGGCGCGGCCGAGATAGCCGCCATCATCGATGAAGCGCCGATCCTGGCCCTGACCGCCAGCCAGTGCCACGGCGTCAGTGTCTTTCGCCAGGTGGGCGAGCTGCGCGTCAAGGAAAGCGACCGCCTGGCGGCGATCATCGGCCAGTTGGGGGCCCTGGGCGCGGACCTGCGGGCCGAGGGCGACGACTTGATCGTGCGCGGCCCCACGCCGCTGCGTTTGCCCGACGCGCCGCTGAAATCCTTTGGCGACCACCGCATCGCCATGGTCCTGCGCGTGGCCGGCCTGCTGGCCGGCGGCTGGCCACGGATCGACGACGAGGCCTGCATGGCCATCAGCCACCCGGCCTTCAACGACGATCTGCGGCGGCTGGCCGGCATGGCCTCGTGA
- a CDS encoding shikimate dehydrogenase family protein, which yields MSAERFYRLGILGDERARKSLSPRMHGHVLAKHGLQGVYVALPTPPELVGQAVAEARAMDGLNVTVPHKAAVIEFLDELAPLAQAIGAVNTIINQGGRLIGDNTDAGGFLDALAHGGFNPSGKTALVLGAGGASRALLWALKSAGCARVLLSARRDQAAQALAADFGAQALAWAAIEDACPAAELLVNATAASSPAEAPELARRILALPLPAGGLTLDINYGRADNFWKAAALARDRAFSDGLTMLALQARRSFYLWTGLDIPAGDYFEALEDYHA from the coding sequence GTGAGCGCGGAGCGCTTTTATCGCCTGGGCATCCTGGGCGACGAGCGGGCGCGCAAGTCGCTTTCGCCGCGCATGCACGGCCATGTCCTGGCCAAGCACGGCCTGCAAGGCGTCTACGTCGCCCTGCCCACCCCGCCGGAGCTTGTCGGCCAGGCCGTGGCCGAAGCCAGGGCCATGGATGGCCTCAACGTCACCGTGCCCCACAAGGCGGCGGTGATCGAGTTTCTCGACGAGCTTGCGCCCCTGGCCCAGGCCATCGGCGCGGTCAACACCATCATCAACCAGGGCGGGCGGCTGATCGGCGACAACACCGACGCCGGCGGTTTTCTCGACGCCCTGGCCCACGGCGGCTTCAATCCGTCCGGCAAGACGGCCCTGGTGCTGGGGGCCGGCGGGGCCAGCCGGGCGCTACTCTGGGCGCTGAAAAGCGCCGGCTGCGCGCGGGTGCTCTTGAGCGCCCGCCGTGACCAGGCGGCCCAAGCCCTGGCCGCGGACTTTGGCGCGCAGGCCCTGGCCTGGGCCGCCATCGAGGACGCCTGCCCGGCGGCGGAGCTTCTGGTCAACGCCACGGCGGCCTCCAGCCCGGCCGAGGCGCCCGAGCTGGCCCGGCGCATTCTGGCCCTGCCCCTGCCGGCCGGCGGATTGACCCTCGACATAAACTATGGTCGGGCCGATAATTTCTGGAAGGCGGCGGCCCTGGCCCGTGATCGGGCCTTCAGCGACGGCCTGACCATGCTGGCCTTGCAGGCCCGGCGCTCGTTTTATCTGTGGACCGGCCTGGACATCCCGGCGGGGGATTACTTCGAGGCCCTGGAAGACTATCATGCCTGA
- a CDS encoding bifunctional shikimate kinase/3-dehydroquinate synthase — MPENIFLTGFMGSGKSTVGALLARAMGRKFVDMDSELTRHFGQPIAEVFAQRGEAAFRQAESALLARLSRRRGLVAATGGGVAANPANRALMRADGGRIVWLRAGLEHCARRLGPLETAARPLWRDAAAVERLFAQRQEAYADCDHAVDTEGLLPQQAAAAVLAAITPQRVFDAGLEGKRCPVTATFQAPAKLAELCAGRRVIVLSESRVAGLHLARLCAGLQPAAQVILPPGEATKTLAGARRVYDALLAANVERGDLLVAIGGGMITDLGAFVAATYKRGMDFILVSTSLLGCVDASVGGKAAVNLPAAKNIVGLFTAPLAVVLDLWALSTLPRAQRAEGLAEAYKTGLIGRPELFDLVDQRLEALLAGDLGGLAACAHLAAETKARVVSADFREKGPRRVLNLGHTYGHAVESWHNYKISHGRAVAVGMIVAARLSLERGLLAADLAQRVIDVCARLRGRPVALPPVEQAWPIMQNDKKNAGGKVVFVLLEGVGRPLVVDDLTPDELARALAALEAV; from the coding sequence ATGCCTGAAAATATCTTTCTGACCGGCTTCATGGGCTCGGGCAAGTCCACCGTGGGCGCGCTGTTGGCCAGGGCCATGGGCCGCAAGTTCGTTGACATGGACAGTGAGCTGACGCGCCACTTTGGCCAGCCCATCGCCGAGGTCTTTGCCCAGCGCGGCGAGGCGGCCTTCCGTCAGGCCGAAAGCGCCCTGCTGGCCCGGCTGAGCCGGAGGCGGGGCCTGGTGGCGGCCACCGGCGGAGGCGTGGCGGCCAACCCGGCCAACCGCGCGCTGATGCGGGCCGACGGCGGGCGCATCGTCTGGCTGCGGGCCGGGCTGGAGCACTGCGCGCGCCGCCTTGGCCCGCTGGAGACGGCCGCGCGGCCCCTGTGGCGCGACGCGGCGGCGGTCGAGCGCCTGTTTGCCCAGCGCCAGGAGGCCTACGCCGACTGCGACCACGCCGTCGACACCGAGGGCCTGCTGCCCCAGCAAGCCGCCGCCGCCGTGCTGGCGGCCATCACGCCCCAGCGCGTCTTTGACGCCGGCCTGGAGGGCAAGCGTTGCCCGGTCACGGCCACCTTCCAGGCCCCGGCCAAACTGGCCGAGTTGTGCGCCGGCCGGCGGGTGATCGTCCTCAGCGAAAGCCGCGTGGCCGGCCTGCACCTGGCGCGGCTGTGCGCCGGGCTGCAACCGGCCGCCCAAGTCATCCTGCCGCCGGGCGAGGCCACCAAGACCCTGGCCGGCGCGCGCCGCGTTTATGACGCGCTGCTTGCGGCCAACGTCGAGCGCGGCGATCTGCTGGTGGCCATCGGCGGCGGGATGATCACCGACCTGGGGGCCTTTGTCGCCGCCACCTACAAGCGGGGCATGGATTTCATTTTGGTCAGCACCAGCTTGCTGGGCTGCGTGGACGCCTCGGTGGGCGGCAAGGCGGCGGTGAACCTGCCGGCGGCCAAAAACATCGTGGGCCTGTTCACCGCGCCCCTGGCGGTGGTGCTCGATCTGTGGGCCCTGTCGACCTTGCCCCGGGCCCAGCGCGCCGAGGGCCTGGCCGAGGCCTACAAGACCGGGCTGATCGGCCGCCCCGAGCTGTTCGATCTGGTTGACCAGCGCCTGGAGGCCCTTTTGGCCGGCGATCTGGGCGGTCTGGCGGCCTGCGCCCATCTGGCCGCCGAGACCAAGGCCCGCGTGGTCAGCGCCGATTTCCGCGAAAAAGGCCCGCGCCGCGTGCTCAACCTGGGCCACACCTACGGCCACGCCGTGGAGAGCTGGCACAACTATAAGATCAGCCACGGCCGGGCGGTGGCCGTGGGCATGATCGTCGCCGCGCGCCTTTCGCTGGAGCGGGGCCTGCTGGCCGCCGATCTGGCCCAGCGGGTGATCGATGTCTGCGCCCGGCTGCGCGGCCGGCCGGTGGCCCTGCCGCCGGTGGAGCAGGCCTGGCCGATCATGCAAAACGACAAGAAAAACGCCGGCGGCAAGGTCGTCTTCGTGCTGCTGGAGGGCGTGGGCCGGCCGCTGGTGGTCGACGACCTGACGCCCGACGAGCTGGCCAGGGCCCTGGCCGCACTGGAGGCCGTCTGA
- the aroC gene encoding chorismate synthase, whose translation MFGSFMGQILRIATFGESHGPAVGVVIDGLPAGLAIDETLIQRDLDRRRPGTSPYVTQRKEADTAQILSGLADGRTLGTPLCVVVHNTDARSKDYGELLGVFRPGHADFAYHAKYGAPPQPGGGAGRSSGRETVGRVAAGAVARAILAPLGVVIRACTAAVGQVRAARLDWDFAAQDPLRCPDPDAAPAMAERIAQARAEGDSVGGLVRLVVSGAPAGLGDPVFGKLDARLGGAMFSIGGVKGVEIGAGFAVAQRSGGQNNDAMDENGFRGNNAGGVLGGISTGQEITMLLAVKPTPSIGRPQQTIGLDGQPRLIQIKGRHDPCLCPRIAPVAEAMAALVLADAYLAQRALAGAAR comes from the coding sequence ATGTTTGGCAGCTTCATGGGCCAGATTTTGCGCATCGCCACCTTTGGCGAAAGCCACGGCCCGGCCGTGGGCGTGGTCATCGACGGCCTGCCCGCCGGCCTGGCCATCGACGAGACCCTGATCCAGCGCGACCTGGATCGCCGCCGGCCGGGGACCAGCCCCTACGTCACCCAGCGCAAGGAAGCCGACACGGCGCAAATCCTCTCGGGCCTGGCCGATGGCCGCACCCTGGGCACGCCGCTGTGCGTGGTGGTGCACAACACCGACGCCCGCTCCAAGGACTATGGCGAGTTGCTTGGTGTCTTTCGGCCCGGCCACGCCGATTTCGCCTATCACGCCAAGTACGGCGCGCCGCCCCAGCCCGGCGGGGGCGCCGGCCGCTCCTCGGGCCGCGAGACCGTGGGCCGCGTGGCCGCCGGGGCCGTGGCCCGGGCCATCCTGGCCCCGCTGGGCGTGGTCATCCGCGCCTGCACCGCGGCCGTGGGCCAGGTGCGCGCCGCGCGCCTGGACTGGGATTTCGCCGCGCAAGACCCCCTGCGCTGCCCCGACCCCGACGCGGCCCCGGCCATGGCCGAGCGGATCGCCCAAGCCAGGGCCGAGGGCGACAGCGTGGGCGGCCTGGTGCGCCTGGTCGTCAGCGGCGCGCCGGCCGGCCTGGGCGATCCGGTCTTTGGCAAGCTCGACGCCCGCCTGGGCGGGGCGATGTTTTCCATCGGCGGGGTCAAGGGCGTGGAGATCGGCGCGGGCTTTGCCGTGGCCCAGCGGAGCGGCGGCCAGAACAACGACGCCATGGACGAAAATGGCTTTCGCGGCAACAACGCCGGCGGCGTGCTGGGCGGCATTTCCACCGGCCAGGAGATCACCATGCTCCTGGCCGTCAAGCCCACCCCCAGCATCGGCCGGCCCCAACAAACCATCGGCCTGGATGGCCAACCACGCCTCATCCAGATCAAGGGCCGCCACGACCCCTGCCTCTGCCCGCGCATCGCGCCGGTGGCCGAGGCCATGGCCGCCCTGGTCCTGGCCGACGCCTACCTGGCCCAGCGGGCCCTTGCCGGAGCGGCGCGATGA
- the aroQ gene encoding type II 3-dehydroquinate dehydratase: protein MKILLLNGPNLNMLGQREPGLYGSQTLADIEAQTGALAAQHGLELECLQSNHEGVLVDAIQRAGREMAGVILNAGAYTHTSVALRDAVLSCAAPVLEVHLTNPHARESFRQVSLLSGAAKGVIAGFGAESYALAVLWLARNLPR, encoded by the coding sequence ATGAAAATACTTTTGCTCAACGGCCCCAACCTGAACATGCTCGGCCAGCGCGAACCCGGCCTCTACGGCAGCCAGACCCTGGCCGACATCGAGGCCCAGACCGGGGCCCTGGCCGCCCAGCACGGCCTGGAGCTGGAGTGCCTGCAATCCAACCACGAGGGCGTGCTGGTCGATGCCATCCAGCGGGCCGGCCGCGAGATGGCCGGAGTCATCCTCAACGCCGGGGCCTACACCCACACCTCGGTGGCCCTGCGCGACGCCGTGCTTTCCTGCGCCGCGCCGGTGCTGGAGGTGCACCTGACCAACCCCCACGCCCGCGAGAGCTTCCGCCAGGTTTCGCTGCTCTCGGGGGCGGCCAAGGGCGTCATCGCCGGTTTCGGGGCCGAATCCTACGCCCTGGCCGTGCTCTGGCTGGCCCGCAACCTGCCCCGCTAA